One window of Treponema denticola genomic DNA carries:
- a CDS encoding vWA domain-containing protein: protein MFKRVSLCLFLFVIFMPVFAQNTAKTNAEIVILMDTSGTILPYYEDINNRVLSEINDKFVRKGDTVHVLSFNADARYEMSQKINSEKDMSRVVSRFLLLYQLGKSSDFLTGLQYARQYGSNLPETKEKILIIISDGIFNPPESSPYKNYTDDQIKNEIGLLAGSIRKKGWKVYYVKLPYPADAVIRGLDGQEFYNPGSGYAGTGSGGSGSQGSGSSTGGGSSSGTSGSTSSGGGYAGGSSTSGTAGAGSAGASGTAQGGSGNTGTGQGGLTDVSKDFKEASGAAGSELSKDKNDKFTITDNAENLPLVRFPDGGLEAHGNKLAFSFEVTNNSDEDVELHLTHIVIDNGVNISKIPVDSQNTKIKAAEKDVLIQVSAILPDEYKEGNYNIIMRLEFAEGKRVLPQVMETSLAVFPTSFQRLKDSNALWFILLGVILLLLLIFLIVFFTRRRGSSSSSNQVRYAAAGGQINYQEEDKRYPHKLSDEDDHASRLNDFNASSNTSIYSETKYTAGDGSSMYSADNLDRVAAQKQDDEILRRRVLAASFAAKEPRGTYMSPANFFETIEIKRNKSGMTEIYVLNQNRNIGRRNIHVMKPGTSLTLGGGKTDNFLIFLVPFPAHLAQVRYDGQDYHLAILKPKYFPYEKSNVVNNCIGKTVTIVSDKGYHVYFTFREYENPTEKLNSILTSIKYDK from the coding sequence ATGTTTAAAAGAGTTTCTTTGTGTTTGTTTTTGTTTGTTATTTTTATGCCTGTTTTTGCTCAAAATACTGCTAAGACAAATGCTGAAATTGTCATCTTAATGGATACGTCAGGAACTATCCTTCCCTACTATGAAGACATTAATAATCGTGTTTTGTCTGAAATCAACGATAAATTTGTAAGAAAGGGTGATACCGTTCATGTTTTATCCTTTAATGCAGATGCACGCTATGAAATGTCGCAAAAAATTAACAGCGAAAAGGATATGTCCAGGGTTGTTTCAAGATTTTTGCTTCTATACCAGTTGGGAAAAAGTTCGGACTTTTTAACGGGACTTCAATATGCCCGCCAATATGGTTCAAATTTACCCGAAACAAAAGAAAAAATACTGATTATAATTTCGGACGGCATCTTTAACCCGCCTGAATCGAGTCCTTATAAAAATTATACCGATGATCAGATAAAAAATGAAATAGGGCTTCTTGCAGGAAGTATCAGAAAAAAGGGCTGGAAGGTCTATTATGTTAAACTGCCTTATCCTGCCGATGCCGTAATACGAGGACTGGACGGCCAAGAATTTTATAATCCCGGAAGCGGATATGCAGGAACGGGAAGCGGCGGTTCGGGCTCTCAGGGGTCAGGCAGCTCAACCGGCGGAGGTTCAAGTTCGGGAACTTCCGGTTCTACTTCAAGCGGAGGCGGTTATGCCGGCGGAAGCTCAACCTCAGGAACTGCCGGCGCAGGAAGCGCTGGTGCTTCCGGTACTGCTCAGGGCGGTTCGGGTAATACCGGAACAGGACAGGGTGGTCTTACCGATGTTTCAAAGGACTTTAAAGAGGCCTCCGGGGCTGCAGGCAGCGAACTTTCCAAGGATAAAAATGACAAGTTTACAATTACGGACAATGCAGAAAACCTACCCTTGGTACGATTCCCCGATGGAGGACTTGAAGCCCATGGTAATAAACTTGCTTTTTCATTTGAAGTAACAAATAACTCCGATGAAGATGTTGAGCTTCATTTAACTCATATTGTAATTGATAACGGTGTTAATATCAGCAAAATACCTGTTGATTCACAAAATACAAAGATAAAAGCAGCCGAAAAGGATGTGCTGATTCAGGTTTCGGCTATTCTTCCTGATGAATATAAGGAAGGTAATTATAATATTATTATGAGGCTTGAATTTGCAGAAGGAAAGAGGGTTTTACCTCAGGTTATGGAAACTTCCTTAGCTGTTTTCCCGACAAGCTTCCAAAGACTCAAAGATTCCAATGCTCTTTGGTTTATCCTTCTTGGCGTTATATTGCTTCTTCTCCTTATATTCTTGATTGTATTCTTTACAAGGAGAAGAGGTTCAAGCTCGTCCTCCAATCAAGTCCGTTATGCAGCTGCAGGCGGTCAGATCAATTATCAGGAAGAAGATAAGAGGTATCCCCATAAACTTTCGGATGAAGATGACCATGCGAGCCGTTTAAATGACTTTAATGCTTCATCAAATACGTCAATCTATTCTGAAACCAAATACACTGCGGGTGACGGAAGTTCTATGTATTCTGCAGATAATTTAGATCGAGTTGCTGCGCAAAAACAAGATGATGAAATTTTACGCCGCCGCGTTTTAGCTGCTTCTTTTGCCGCAAAGGAACCGAGAGGAACTTATATGTCTCCCGCCAATTTCTTTGAAACAATAGAAATAAAGCGTAATAAATCCGGCATGACCGAAATCTATGTTCTAAATCAAAATAGAAATATAGGAAGGCGTAATATTCATGTTATGAAACCGGGTACGAGTTTGACATTGGGAGGCGGTAAAACCGATAACTTTTTAATCTTCTTAGTGCCATTTCCTGCCCATCTGGCTCAAGTTAGATATGACGGTCAGGATTATCATCTGGCTATTCTTAAGCCTAAGTACTTCCCATATGAGAAGTCGAATGTTGTAAATAACTGTATCGGTAAAACCGTTACCATTGTATCGGATAAGGGATATCATGTTTATTTTACCTTTAGGGAGTATGAAAACCCAACAGAAAAATTAAACAGTATCTTAACATCGATAAAGTATGATAAGTAA